One genomic region from Jilunia laotingensis encodes:
- a CDS encoding aminoacyl-histidine dipeptidase, giving the protein MSTILSLAPQNVWKHFYSLTQIPRPSGHMEKVTEFLLNFGKNLGLESFVDEAGNVIIRKPATPGMENRKGVILQAHMDMVPQKNNDTVHDFEKDPIETYIDSDWVKAKGTTLGADNGLGVAAIMAVLEAKDLKHGPLEALITKDEETGMYGAFGLKPGTVNGEILLNLDSEDEGELYIGCAGGMDVTASLEYKEVEPDPSDIAIKVTLKGLRGGHSGLEINQGRANANKLMVRFIREAIASYEARLASWVGGNMRNAIPREANAIITIPAENEEELMGLVKYCEDLFNEEYATIETPISFKAERVELPKGEVPEEIQDNLIDAIFACQNGVMRMIPTVPDTVETSSNLAIITIGGGKADIKILARSSSDSMKEYLTTSLECCFNMAGMKVEMTGGYSGWQPNVDSPILHAMKESYKKQFGVEPAVKVIHAGLECGIIGAIIPGLDMISFGPTLRSPHSPDERAYIPTVQKFYDFLVATLEQTPMK; this is encoded by the coding sequence ATGAGCACAATCCTCTCTTTAGCTCCACAAAATGTGTGGAAACATTTTTATTCATTAACTCAGATTCCCCGTCCGTCGGGACATATGGAAAAAGTAACCGAATTCTTGCTTAACTTCGGAAAGAATCTTGGCTTGGAGTCGTTTGTAGACGAAGCCGGTAATGTGATTATCCGTAAGCCTGCTACTCCCGGTATGGAAAACCGTAAAGGTGTGATATTGCAGGCTCACATGGATATGGTGCCACAGAAAAACAATGATACGGTACATGATTTTGAAAAAGATCCTATAGAAACATATATTGATAGTGATTGGGTGAAAGCCAAAGGTACCACCCTAGGTGCGGACAACGGCTTGGGAGTAGCGGCTATTATGGCTGTTTTGGAAGCAAAAGACCTGAAACACGGACCATTGGAAGCTTTGATTACCAAAGATGAAGAAACAGGGATGTACGGTGCTTTCGGTTTGAAACCCGGAACGGTAAATGGAGAGATCTTGCTTAACCTTGATTCTGAAGATGAGGGTGAGTTGTATATTGGTTGTGCCGGTGGGATGGATGTTACTGCATCTCTTGAATATAAAGAGGTAGAACCCGATCCTTCTGATATTGCAATAAAAGTGACATTGAAAGGACTTCGTGGTGGACATTCAGGATTGGAAATCAATCAAGGACGTGCGAATGCCAACAAACTGATGGTGCGTTTTATACGTGAAGCGATTGCCAGTTATGAAGCTCGTTTAGCAAGTTGGGTAGGTGGAAACATGCGTAATGCAATTCCTCGTGAAGCAAATGCTATCATAACGATTCCTGCTGAGAATGAAGAAGAATTGATGGGGTTGGTAAAATACTGCGAAGATTTATTTAATGAAGAATATGCTACGATTGAAACTCCTATCAGCTTCAAAGCCGAAAGAGTCGAACTTCCTAAGGGTGAAGTTCCCGAGGAAATTCAGGACAATCTTATAGATGCTATATTCGCTTGTCAGAATGGAGTAATGCGAATGATTCCTACTGTTCCCGATACAGTAGAGACTTCTTCAAACCTTGCTATCATTACGATTGGTGGTGGTAAGGCTGACATAAAGATCCTGGCACGCAGTTCCAGTGATAGTATGAAAGAGTATCTGACAACGAGCCTTGAATGCTGTTTCAATATGGCAGGCATGAAGGTTGAAATGACAGGAGGTTATTCCGGTTGGCAACCGAATGTCGATTCTCCGATTCTTCATGCCATGAAAGAATCTTATAAGAAGCAATTTGGCGTTGAGCCTGCCGTGAAAGTGATCCATGCCGGTTTGGAATGTGGCATTATAGGTGCTATTATTCCGGGATTGGACATGATTTCTTTCGGTCCTACACTGCGTTCACCTCATTCACCGGATGAACGTGCGTATATTCCGACTGTACAAAAATTCTATGACTTCCTGGTAGCTACATTGGAGCAGACTCCGATGAAGTAA
- a CDS encoding lysylphosphatidylglycerol synthase transmembrane domain-containing protein encodes MKKLIKKTLKLILPLVLGGFILFWVYRDFDFSKARDVLLHGIDWWWMLFSLLFGVFSHIFRGWRWKQTLEPLGAHPKASDCVNAIFVSYATNLVLPRVGEVSRCGVLARYDHVSFSKSLGTVVTERLIDTLCMILITGITFFLQMPVFYTFFEQTGTKIPSIIHLLISIWFYIVLLCIIGVLVLLYYLVRTLSFFEKIKGIAINMYEGITSLRNVKNIPLFILYTMLIWVCYFFHFYLTFFCFGFTDHLGIMAALVMFVGGTFAVIVPTPNGAGPWHFAIISMMMLYGINATDAGIFALIVHGIQTFLVVLLGIYGLVALPLTHRQRK; translated from the coding sequence ATGAAGAAACTAATAAAAAAGACTCTGAAACTCATTTTACCATTGGTTTTAGGAGGCTTTATTCTATTTTGGGTCTACCGGGACTTCGATTTTTCGAAAGCACGCGATGTTCTGTTACATGGCATTGACTGGTGGTGGATGTTGTTTTCACTTCTATTCGGTGTTTTCAGCCACATTTTTCGGGGTTGGCGTTGGAAACAAACCTTGGAACCCTTAGGAGCGCATCCCAAAGCAAGCGATTGTGTGAATGCCATCTTTGTTTCTTATGCCACCAATTTGGTATTGCCACGTGTGGGAGAGGTATCCCGTTGTGGCGTACTTGCCAGATATGACCATGTTTCTTTTTCAAAGTCTTTGGGGACGGTTGTTACGGAAAGATTGATCGATACCCTCTGTATGATTCTTATTACTGGTATCACATTCTTTTTGCAAATGCCTGTATTTTACACCTTTTTCGAGCAAACGGGCACGAAGATCCCTTCCATAATTCATTTGTTAATTTCCATTTGGTTCTACATAGTGCTGCTGTGTATCATTGGGGTACTGGTACTCCTGTATTATTTGGTGCGTACATTATCTTTTTTTGAAAAAATAAAGGGAATTGCAATTAATATGTATGAAGGGATCACATCTTTACGCAATGTGAAAAACATTCCGCTCTTCATCTTATATACAATGCTTATTTGGGTATGCTACTTTTTTCACTTCTATCTGACCTTTTTTTGTTTTGGATTTACAGATCATCTGGGTATAATGGCAGCTTTAGTCATGTTCGTTGGCGGTACGTTTGCTGTTATCGTCCCGACCCCTAATGGAGCGGGTCCGTGGCATTTTGCCATAATCTCCATGATGATGCTTTATGGAATAAATGCGACTGATGCAGGAATATTTGCCTTGATTGTGCATGGAATTCAAACCTTTTTAGTAGTTTTGTTGGGAATTTATGGTTTGGTGGCTTTGCCACTGACTCATAGACAACGAAAATAA
- a CDS encoding alpha-2-macroglobulin family protein produces the protein MKMKRIFIIVLLALGMVPWAKAQTFDKLWKQVEQAEKKSLPQTVIQLTDEIYKKAETEKNTPQMLKAYTWRMKYRDMLTPDSFYVNLKGLERWEEGTAKPIDRAILNSLIAGIYANYASDNRWQIRQRPDIIGEEPSADIREWTGNMFVQRVIRYTTNALKDKQLLLETSSKHYVPFVELGNASEYYHHDMYHLLGSRGIDALQLVEGIDKDSLVKAGIENIYQGMLDAYKKTGMTDGYVLTMLDYLSWKHNTDRNFVVYKAPKGMIGLTQDPYLAGLDKLKAEFESYDICAEVYLAKAQYAVEKRQQASALLLCDEAIKQYPGYKRINQLKNLKLMILNPSLNIRTDQVIYPGEDLKLNVNHKNLDGFTVRLYQSKKLISQQHYSLLRPGNYQEQDTVFTFKAPTEGTYRMRVIPDAKVKDDDERDLYVTRFKVLTLRIPGDRYEVVALDNRSGQPIEGATITLYDRDKKNLSEYITNAEGKVTFTYQRDYRSLAASKGNDTAMPQQFIYGGNYIYYDDTKPADFVKLLTDRTLYRPGQNVYVKGIAYEQGLDTAHVIANRNYTLTLTDANNQEVGKKELRTNEFGSFTTEFTLPSACLNGTFTLSTERGRTTIRVEEYKRPTFDIIFDKLNTSYSFGDKVELKGSVKTFSGVALQDLPVNYTVTRYLRYGWRGAQLGMEPLASGSVPLNDDGQFAIPVILTGDKDMTTGYYVFQVDATVTSVGGETQTSSYSLSVGNRSMLLDVEIESPVCKDDSIKVDFKASNLDGQPVRVEGNYKLYPMSEGEKEEEAIKGNPVHTGVFTTNKETALTGWSSIPFGKYLLVMSAKDDQGRDVIEKKELILFSKSDKRPPVDTNIWYYEENLSFDAGHPAVFYFGTSKEDAFVMMNVFSGGKMLESKTLRLSDAIQRFEYPYKESYGNGLSVTFCFVKEGSVYQQTVMMVKRLPDKTLTMKWDVFRDKLRPGQEEEWKLTIKTPQGVPAAAEMLATMYDASLDKIWKQTQELKLYYNLSVPTVSWRNSYWDINYFSYWFPYKAFKVDPMLYDHFVDPVARAESLSMVANDAVFDGSALYGASLRKTNGELRSHGASTRMLTGMAMAVPKADAVFEEELVSDAGGSALPESTEDLRTNFAETAFFYPQLRTNEQGEVAFSFTVPQSLTRWNFRGYAHTQNMLTGMIDGQTVTSKEFMLSPNLPRFVRVGDKTSVAASIANLTGKSISGTARFVLFDPVTEKVISTQKQKFTVEAGGTTGVNFMFDVTDKYDVLGCRMIADGGTFSDGEQHLLPVLSNKVNLVETVPMPIRGEETRTFTLDSLFNHHSKSATDRSLTIEFTGNPAWYAVQALPSLDMPENNNAISWAAAFYANTLASFIMNAQPRIKAVFDSWRLQGGTKETFLSNLQKNQEVKNILLSESPWVMEAKTEAEQKERIATLFDLNNIRNNNITALTRLKELQQSDGSWAWFKGMNGSRYITDYVAVLNARLALLTGKPLEGEALSMQRAAFGFLSKEAVEEYKNILKAEKNGNKVNGLSREALNYLYLVAITGEKVPANAQTAYNYFLSKVTGMLTIRSMADKALAAIVLDKAGHKKEAQEFVASLKQYLTKSDEQGMFFAFNENPYSWGGLQIPAHVDVMEALDLVAGDKATVEEMKLWLLKQKQTQAWDSPVTTADAVYALLQRGTSLLTNQGDVRITIANEVLETLSPAKTSVPGLGYIKKTFTEKQVVDARKVTVEKRDAGIAWGAVYAQYQENIDQVKQQGGELDIEKKLYVERLVNNVRQLQPITADTELAIGDKVVSRLTIRLDRAMDFIQLKDQRGACFEPIEQLSGYRWNNGFGYYVDVKDASTNFFFDGLGKGVYVLEYSYRVSRAGTYEAGLATIQSAYAPEYVSHSMSMKVRVGGN, from the coding sequence ATGAAAATGAAGCGGATTTTTATTATTGTATTGCTTGCTTTAGGCATGGTGCCTTGGGCAAAAGCGCAGACATTTGACAAATTATGGAAGCAGGTGGAGCAGGCTGAAAAGAAGAGTCTGCCACAGACTGTAATTCAATTGACAGACGAGATTTATAAGAAAGCCGAAACGGAGAAAAATACTCCGCAGATGTTGAAAGCCTATACGTGGCGTATGAAATACCGCGACATGCTGACTCCCGATAGTTTTTATGTGAATCTGAAAGGATTGGAACGATGGGAAGAAGGGACTGCAAAACCGATAGACCGGGCGATTTTGAACTCATTAATTGCGGGTATTTATGCTAATTATGCGTCAGATAACCGTTGGCAGATACGCCAGCGACCGGACATCATAGGAGAGGAACCTTCTGCCGATATACGAGAGTGGACGGGAAACATGTTCGTACAGCGGGTTATTCGATATACTACAAATGCTCTCAAGGACAAACAACTTTTGTTGGAGACTTCTTCCAAACATTATGTTCCGTTTGTTGAATTGGGAAATGCCAGTGAATACTACCACCATGATATGTATCATCTGCTGGGGAGCCGTGGTATCGATGCGTTGCAGCTTGTAGAGGGTATTGACAAAGATTCTTTGGTAAAAGCCGGCATAGAGAATATTTATCAGGGGATGTTGGATGCTTATAAGAAAACCGGAATGACGGATGGATATGTGCTTACTATGCTGGATTATCTCAGTTGGAAGCATAATACCGATCGTAATTTTGTCGTTTATAAAGCTCCGAAGGGTATGATCGGATTAACCCAAGACCCCTATCTGGCAGGATTGGATAAGCTGAAGGCTGAATTTGAGTCTTATGATATATGTGCGGAAGTTTATCTTGCAAAAGCACAGTATGCTGTTGAGAAACGACAGCAGGCGTCTGCTTTACTGCTTTGTGATGAGGCTATTAAGCAATATCCGGGCTATAAACGGATCAATCAATTGAAGAATCTGAAGTTGATGATTTTAAATCCCTCTCTCAATATTCGTACCGATCAAGTGATCTATCCCGGTGAAGATCTTAAATTGAATGTGAATCATAAGAATTTGGATGGGTTTACCGTTCGCCTCTATCAATCTAAAAAGCTGATTTCGCAGCAGCACTATTCGCTGCTTCGTCCTGGCAATTATCAGGAACAAGATACAGTCTTTACTTTCAAAGCACCGACGGAAGGAACATATAGGATGCGTGTTATTCCAGATGCTAAAGTCAAGGATGATGATGAAAGGGACCTATATGTCACTCGTTTCAAGGTATTGACGCTTCGTATTCCGGGTGATCGTTATGAGGTGGTAGCTCTTGACAACAGGAGTGGCCAACCCATTGAAGGTGCCACAATAACTTTGTATGATCGAGATAAGAAGAATCTGTCTGAATATATTACGAATGCCGAGGGAAAAGTGACGTTTACTTATCAACGTGATTATCGTAGTCTTGCAGCATCCAAAGGGAACGATACGGCAATGCCGCAACAGTTCATATATGGCGGTAATTACATTTATTATGATGATACAAAGCCTGCTGACTTTGTGAAACTGTTGACTGACCGTACTTTGTATCGTCCGGGGCAGAATGTATATGTGAAAGGTATAGCATATGAGCAAGGACTGGATACGGCACATGTAATTGCCAATCGTAATTATACGCTGACTTTGACCGATGCCAACAATCAGGAAGTAGGTAAAAAGGAACTTCGTACGAACGAGTTTGGTTCTTTCACTACAGAGTTTACATTGCCTTCCGCCTGTCTGAATGGTACATTTACTCTTTCTACCGAAAGAGGAAGGACCACCATACGGGTAGAGGAATATAAGCGTCCTACTTTCGATATAATCTTTGATAAATTAAATACCTCCTACAGCTTCGGTGATAAAGTAGAGCTAAAAGGTTCGGTAAAAACGTTCAGTGGAGTCGCATTACAGGATTTGCCGGTTAATTATACCGTTACCCGCTATCTTCGTTATGGCTGGAGAGGTGCCCAATTAGGAATGGAACCGCTTGCCTCGGGCAGTGTGCCACTGAATGACGATGGACAGTTTGCAATTCCGGTGATTTTGACCGGAGATAAAGATATGACTACCGGGTATTATGTTTTTCAGGTGGACGCTACAGTAACCAGTGTAGGCGGTGAGACGCAAACTTCCAGTTATTCATTAAGTGTGGGAAATCGATCGATGTTACTGGATGTTGAAATAGAGAGTCCGGTTTGCAAAGATGATTCCATCAAAGTGGATTTCAAAGCTTCTAATCTCGACGGACAACCTGTTAGGGTAGAAGGAAACTATAAACTCTATCCCATGTCGGAAGGTGAAAAAGAAGAAGAGGCGATCAAAGGAAATCCGGTACATACGGGAGTCTTTACTACAAACAAAGAGACGGCTCTCACTGGTTGGTCATCAATACCTTTCGGTAAATATCTGTTGGTAATGTCTGCAAAAGATGATCAGGGACGGGATGTCATCGAGAAAAAAGAACTCATACTCTTTTCAAAGAGCGATAAGCGTCCACCGGTGGATACGAATATTTGGTATTATGAAGAAAACTTGTCATTTGATGCTGGCCATCCGGCTGTGTTTTATTTCGGTACTTCCAAAGAAGATGCATTTGTGATGATGAACGTGTTCAGTGGCGGTAAAATGTTGGAAAGTAAGACACTCCGTCTGTCTGATGCCATTCAACGTTTTGAATACCCTTATAAAGAATCATATGGTAACGGATTGTCAGTTACCTTTTGTTTCGTCAAGGAAGGTTCGGTCTATCAACAGACAGTGATGATGGTAAAACGTTTGCCTGATAAGACGTTGACGATGAAATGGGATGTATTCCGTGATAAATTGCGTCCGGGACAGGAAGAAGAGTGGAAACTGACGATTAAAACTCCGCAAGGAGTACCGGCAGCAGCTGAAATGTTGGCAACGATGTATGATGCTTCTTTGGATAAGATATGGAAGCAGACCCAAGAACTGAAATTGTACTATAATCTATCAGTGCCTACCGTCAGTTGGCGAAATAGTTATTGGGACATAAACTATTTTAGTTATTGGTTCCCTTACAAAGCTTTTAAAGTAGATCCAATGCTATATGATCATTTTGTCGATCCTGTTGCGAGGGCAGAGTCACTGAGTATGGTTGCAAATGATGCAGTTTTCGATGGCTCAGCTTTATATGGTGCTTCATTGAGGAAGACGAATGGTGAGTTAAGAAGTCATGGTGCAAGTACCCGTATGCTTACTGGGATGGCCATGGCTGTTCCTAAGGCGGATGCAGTCTTCGAAGAAGAACTGGTAAGTGATGCCGGTGGTTCGGCACTTCCTGAGTCCACCGAGGACCTCCGTACCAATTTCGCAGAAACGGCTTTTTTCTATCCTCAACTTCGTACGAACGAACAGGGTGAAGTTGCTTTCTCGTTTACTGTTCCTCAGAGTCTGACTCGTTGGAATTTCCGTGGTTATGCACATACTCAAAATATGCTGACTGGTATGATCGATGGGCAGACAGTGACCAGTAAAGAGTTCATGCTGTCTCCCAACTTGCCACGTTTTGTCCGTGTAGGAGATAAAACATCCGTTGCTGCTTCGATTGCTAATTTAACGGGGAAAAGCATCTCCGGCACAGCCCGTTTTGTTCTTTTCGACCCTGTGACTGAGAAAGTGATTAGTACACAAAAACAGAAGTTTACTGTAGAAGCAGGTGGAACTACCGGAGTTAACTTCATGTTCGATGTAACGGATAAGTACGATGTACTCGGGTGCCGTATGATTGCCGATGGCGGTACATTCAGCGATGGCGAACAACATCTTTTACCCGTACTCAGCAATAAGGTAAATTTGGTTGAGACCGTCCCTATGCCGATCCGTGGAGAAGAGACACGTACCTTCACGCTCGATAGTTTGTTCAATCACCATAGCAAATCGGCTACGGACCGTAGCTTGACGATTGAGTTTACAGGCAATCCGGCTTGGTATGCCGTACAAGCATTGCCTTCATTGGATATGCCGGAGAATAACAATGCTATTTCATGGGCTGCTGCATTCTATGCTAACACATTGGCTTCATTCATTATGAATGCCCAGCCTCGTATCAAAGCCGTATTCGATAGCTGGAGACTACAAGGTGGTACAAAAGAAACTTTCTTGAGTAACTTGCAAAAGAATCAAGAAGTGAAAAACATACTATTGTCCGAATCTCCTTGGGTAATGGAAGCTAAGACAGAGGCCGAACAGAAGGAGCGCATTGCTACTTTGTTCGATTTGAATAACATCCGTAACAATAACATAACGGCATTAACCCGATTGAAAGAACTTCAACAATCCGATGGCTCATGGGCATGGTTCAAAGGAATGAACGGTAGTCGTTATATTACCGATTATGTGGCAGTATTGAATGCCCGCCTGGCTTTGCTGACCGGAAAACCTTTAGAGGGAGAAGCTTTGTCAATGCAACGTGCGGCATTCGGTTTCCTCAGTAAAGAAGCCGTTGAAGAATATAAGAATATTCTTAAAGCAGAGAAGAATGGAAATAAGGTGAACGGTCTTTCCCGCGAGGCATTGAATTATCTTTATCTCGTAGCCATTACCGGAGAGAAGGTTCCGGCAAATGCCCAAACAGCTTATAACTACTTCCTTTCAAAAGTTACAGGAATGTTGACCATCCGGTCGATGGCCGACAAGGCACTTGCTGCAATAGTTCTTGATAAGGCTGGTCATAAAAAAGAAGCACAGGAATTTGTCGCTTCATTGAAGCAATATCTGACGAAATCCGATGAGCAGGGAATGTTCTTCGCTTTCAATGAGAATCCCTATTCCTGGGGAGGCTTGCAGATTCCTGCCCATGTCGATGTAATGGAGGCTTTGGACCTCGTTGCCGGTGATAAAGCGACTGTGGAAGAGATGAAACTTTGGTTGTTGAAACAAAAGCAGACACAGGCTTGGGACTCTCCCGTTACTACAGCAGACGCTGTATATGCCTTGTTGCAAAGAGGTACAAGTTTGCTTACCAATCAAGGAGACGTGCGGATTACTATAGCGAATGAAGTATTGGAAACCTTATCACCAGCTAAGACTTCCGTTCCCGGCTTGGGATATATCAAAAAGACTTTCACTGAAAAGCAAGTTGTAGATGCCCGTAAGGTGACAGTGGAGAAACGTGATGCAGGTATCGCATGGGGTGCCGTGTATGCACAGTATCAGGAGAACATCGACCAAGTGAAACAGCAAGGCGGTGAATTAGACATAGAGAAAAAACTATATGTCGAAAGGCTGGTAAACAATGTCCGTCAATTACAGCCGATAACAGCCGATACAGAGCTTGCCATCGGTGATAAGGTTGTTTCCCGTCTAACGATCCGTTTGGACCGTGCCATGGATTTCATTCAACTGAAAGATCAACGTGGAGCCTGTTTCGAACCGATCGAACAGTTGTCCGGTTATCGCTGGAATAATGGTTTCGGATACTACGTCGATGTGAAAGATGCCTCTACTAACTTCTTCTTCGATGGTTTAGGCAAAGGTGTTTATGTATTGGAATACAGTTATCGTGTCAGTCGTGCCGGAACTTACGAAGCAGGATTGGCTACTATCCAAAGTGCATACGCTCCTGAATATGTATCACATTCGATGTCGATGAAAGTAAGAGTGGGAGGAAATTAG
- the mgtE gene encoding magnesium transporter, with the protein MEINEEYIDNVKSFIEQKDADKVKDLLIDLHPADIAELCNELNPEEARFVYRLLDNETAADVLVEMDEDVRKEFLEILPSETIAKRFVDYMDTDDAVDLMRELDEEKQEEVLSHIEDIEQAGDIVDLLKYDEDTAGGLMGTEMVIVNENWSMPECLKEMRQQAEELDDIYYVYVIDDDQRLQGIFPLKKMITSPSVSKVKHVMQKDPISVHVDTPIDEVAQIIEKYDLVAIPVLDSIGRLVGQITVDDVMDEVREQSERDYQLASGLSQDVETDDNVLRQTTARLPWLLIGMLGGIGNSMILGNFDATFAAHPEMALYIPLIGGTGGNVGTQSSAIIVQGLANSSLDTKNTFKQITKEAVVALINATIISLLVYTYNFIRFGAKATVTYSVSISLFAVVMFASIFGTLVPMTLEKLKIDPAIATGPFIAITNDIIGMMLYMGITVLLS; encoded by the coding sequence ATGGAGATAAACGAAGAGTATATAGACAATGTCAAGTCATTTATCGAGCAAAAAGATGCCGATAAGGTAAAAGACCTTCTTATCGACCTTCATCCGGCCGACATAGCTGAGCTTTGCAACGAACTCAACCCCGAAGAAGCCCGATTCGTTTACCGTCTGCTTGATAATGAAACGGCAGCAGATGTACTGGTCGAGATGGACGAAGATGTCCGTAAAGAATTCCTAGAAATCCTACCTTCTGAAACGATTGCCAAACGCTTCGTTGATTATATGGATACGGACGATGCCGTAGATTTGATGCGTGAACTCGATGAAGAGAAACAGGAAGAAGTTCTTTCACACATCGAAGACATCGAACAGGCAGGTGACATCGTCGACCTTCTGAAGTATGATGAAGATACGGCAGGCGGACTGATGGGGACGGAAATGGTAATTGTCAACGAAAATTGGAGTATGCCGGAGTGTCTGAAAGAGATGCGACAGCAAGCCGAAGAATTGGACGACATCTATTATGTTTATGTAATAGACGATGACCAACGTTTACAAGGTATCTTCCCTTTAAAAAAAATGATTACCTCCCCGTCCGTATCCAAAGTGAAACATGTAATGCAAAAAGATCCCATATCCGTACATGTCGATACCCCAATTGATGAGGTTGCACAAATTATCGAGAAATACGACCTTGTTGCAATTCCCGTATTAGACAGCATCGGACGACTGGTCGGTCAAATTACAGTAGACGATGTTATGGATGAAGTCCGTGAACAATCGGAACGTGATTACCAGTTGGCATCCGGTCTTTCACAAGATGTCGAAACAGATGACAATGTACTCCGACAGACCACTGCCCGGCTACCCTGGTTACTTATCGGTATGTTGGGAGGCATCGGCAATTCAATGATATTAGGTAACTTTGACGCCACATTCGCAGCCCATCCCGAAATGGCACTTTATATTCCGTTAATAGGTGGAACGGGAGGAAACGTCGGCACCCAGTCTTCGGCAATCATCGTTCAAGGACTGGCGAACAGCTCGCTTGATACTAAAAACACATTCAAGCAAATCACAAAAGAGGCGGTAGTCGCGTTAATTAACGCGACCATCATCTCCTTATTAGTATATACATATAACTTCATTCGATTCGGTGCAAAGGCAACAGTAACCTATTCTGTATCCATCAGTTTATTTGCTGTAGTCATGTTCGCTTCTATTTTCGGAACATTGGTCCCGATGACACTTGAAAAGCTAAAAATAGATCCTGCCATAGCAACAGGACCTTTTATAGCCATTACAAATGACATTATCGGCATGATGCTTTATATGGGAATTACCGTACTATTGTCTTAA
- the rsmA gene encoding 16S rRNA (adenine(1518)-N(6)/adenine(1519)-N(6))-dimethyltransferase RsmA, with amino-acid sequence MKLVKPKKFLGQHFLKDLKVAQDIADTVDTFPDLPILEVGPGMGVLTQFLVNKNRPVKVVEVDYESVAYLREAYPSLEDNIIEDDFLKMNLHRLFNGEQFVLTGNYPYNISSQIFFKMLENRDLIPCCTGMIQKEVAERIAAGPGSKTYGILSVLIQAWYRVEYLFTVSEHVFNPPPKVKSAVIRMTRNETTVLGCDEKLFKQVVKATFNQRRKTLRNSIKPILGKECPLTADELFNKRPEQLSVQQFIDLTNRVEEALGNNSCKLQTVPL; translated from the coding sequence ATGAAATTAGTAAAGCCTAAAAAGTTTCTTGGCCAACATTTCCTGAAAGACCTTAAAGTGGCGCAGGACATTGCTGACACAGTCGACACTTTCCCCGATCTTCCGATTTTAGAAGTAGGACCGGGAATGGGGGTACTTACCCAATTTTTGGTGAATAAAAATCGTCCGGTCAAAGTCGTAGAAGTAGATTATGAATCGGTGGCATATCTGCGTGAAGCCTATCCTTCACTGGAGGACAATATCATAGAAGATGATTTCCTCAAAATGAATCTGCACCGCTTATTCAACGGAGAGCAATTCGTCCTGACAGGAAACTACCCATATAATATATCCAGCCAGATATTTTTCAAGATGCTTGAAAACAGAGATTTGATTCCTTGTTGTACCGGTATGATTCAGAAAGAAGTAGCCGAACGTATTGCGGCCGGTCCGGGGAGTAAGACTTATGGCATTCTGAGTGTCCTGATACAAGCATGGTACCGGGTGGAATACCTTTTCACTGTCAGCGAACATGTCTTCAATCCTCCTCCCAAAGTGAAAAGTGCCGTCATACGAATGACACGGAACGAAACAACTGTATTAGGATGTGATGAAAAACTATTTAAGCAAGTTGTAAAAGCCACATTCAACCAACGCCGGAAAACATTACGCAATTCAATCAAACCCATATTAGGAAAAGAGTGTCCGTTGACAGCGGATGAATTGTTCAACAAACGTCCCGAACAACTCTCAGTACAACAATTTATAGATTTGACTAATAGAGTCGAAGAAGCACTTGGAAATAACAGTTGCAAATTGCAAACAGTGCCTTTGTAA